The following are encoded in a window of Mycolicibacterium tusciae JS617 genomic DNA:
- a CDS encoding ferredoxin--NADP reductase, whose protein sequence is MTDEPLGSHVLELQLTDVVEETPDARSLVFGVPDGRNAPDIPAEKLRYSPGQFLTLRVPSDRTGSVARCYSLCSSPFTGDPLTVTVKRTVDGYASNWLCDNAHAGMKIHVLAPSGTFVPKTLDTDFLLLGAGSGITPMMSICKSALSEGSGKVVLVYANQDENSVIFGGALRELAAKYPDRLTVVHWLVSVQGLPSAEALAGLAEPYSGHDAYICGPGPFMVAAEEALKTVGAERIHIEVFKSLESDPFAAVVIAEDDSDEGPATAIVTLDGEKHEITWPRNAKLLDVLLDKGLDAPFSCREGHCGACAVLKKSGDVVMEVNDVLEQSDLDEGLILGCQARPSSDSVEVTYDE, encoded by the coding sequence GTGACGGACGAGCCGCTCGGTAGCCACGTGCTCGAGCTGCAGCTGACCGATGTCGTCGAGGAGACTCCCGACGCGCGCTCGCTGGTGTTCGGAGTCCCCGACGGTCGCAACGCGCCAGATATCCCAGCCGAGAAGCTGCGCTACTCACCAGGCCAATTCCTGACGCTGCGCGTGCCGAGCGACCGCACCGGCTCGGTCGCCCGCTGCTATTCGCTGTGCAGTTCGCCATTCACAGGCGATCCGCTGACGGTGACCGTCAAGCGCACCGTGGACGGATACGCGTCGAACTGGCTGTGCGACAACGCGCACGCCGGGATGAAGATCCATGTCCTTGCCCCGTCTGGCACCTTCGTTCCCAAGACCCTGGACACCGATTTCCTGCTGTTGGGGGCGGGTAGCGGCATCACACCGATGATGTCGATCTGCAAGTCGGCGCTCTCCGAGGGCAGCGGCAAGGTCGTCCTGGTCTACGCGAATCAAGATGAGAACTCGGTGATCTTCGGCGGTGCACTGCGCGAATTGGCTGCCAAGTACCCGGATCGGCTCACCGTGGTGCACTGGCTCGTCAGCGTGCAGGGGCTCCCGAGTGCCGAGGCGCTGGCCGGATTGGCCGAGCCTTATTCAGGACACGACGCATACATCTGTGGTCCTGGTCCGTTCATGGTCGCGGCCGAGGAGGCCCTCAAGACCGTCGGCGCCGAACGCATCCACATCGAAGTGTTCAAGTCACTCGAGTCCGACCCGTTCGCCGCGGTCGTCATCGCCGAAGACGACAGCGACGAGGGACCGGCCACCGCGATCGTCACCCTCGACGGTGAGAAGCATGAGATCACGTGGCCGCGCAACGCCAAGCTGCTCGATGTGCTGCTCGACAAGGGCCTCGATGCGCCGTTCTCCTGCCGAGAGGGCCACTGCGGCGCGTGCGCAGTGCTGAAGAAGAGCGGCGACGTCGTGATGGAGGTCAACGATGTGCTCGAGCAGTCCGACCTCGACGAAGGGCTGATTCTCGGCTGTCAGGCGCGGCCCAGCTCCGATTCGGTCGAAGTCACCTACGACGAGTAA
- the hsaA gene encoding 3-hydroxy-9,10-secoandrosta-1,3,5(10)-triene-9,17-dione monooxygenase oxygenase subunit: protein MTSVDNIEQRDVKSVLAGIDDLLPLIAKRAQATEDLRRLPDESVAELNEVGFFKLLQPEQWGGLQCDPTVFYEAVRRIASACGSTGWVSSIIGVHNWHLALFDQQAQEDVWGEDPATRISSSYAPMGAGTVVDGGYLVNGSWNWSSGCDHATWTFAGGPVIKDGKPVDFGSFLMPLGDYTIDDVWHVVGLKGTGSNTLVVKDVFVPRHRFLSYKAMNDRTAGGLVTNTAPVYKMPWGTVHPTTISAPIVGMAYGAYDAHVEHQGKRVRAAFAGEKAKDDPFAKVRIAEAASDIDAAWRQLIGNVADEYTLLKEGKEIPFELRARARRDQVRATGRAIASIDRLFEASGATALNNDAPVQRFWRDAHAGRVHAANDPERAYLIFGNNEFGLPPQDTMV from the coding sequence GTGACATCCGTTGACAATATTGAACAGCGTGACGTGAAGTCGGTCCTAGCCGGCATCGACGATCTGTTGCCGCTGATCGCCAAGCGGGCGCAGGCAACCGAGGATCTACGCCGCCTGCCCGACGAGTCCGTCGCCGAACTCAACGAGGTGGGGTTCTTCAAGCTTCTGCAGCCCGAGCAGTGGGGCGGCCTGCAGTGCGATCCGACGGTCTTCTATGAAGCCGTCCGCCGCATCGCGAGCGCCTGCGGATCGACGGGGTGGGTCAGCTCGATCATCGGCGTGCACAACTGGCACCTGGCGTTGTTCGACCAGCAGGCTCAGGAAGACGTATGGGGCGAGGACCCCGCGACCCGGATCTCGTCGTCGTATGCGCCGATGGGGGCGGGCACCGTCGTCGACGGCGGTTACCTCGTGAACGGCTCGTGGAACTGGTCGTCGGGATGTGACCACGCCACGTGGACGTTCGCAGGCGGCCCGGTGATCAAGGACGGCAAACCGGTCGACTTCGGCAGCTTCCTGATGCCACTGGGCGATTACACGATCGACGATGTCTGGCACGTCGTCGGGCTCAAGGGCACCGGAAGCAACACGCTGGTGGTGAAGGACGTGTTCGTTCCGCGCCATCGCTTCCTGTCCTACAAGGCGATGAACGACCGTACCGCCGGAGGTCTGGTCACCAACACCGCGCCGGTGTACAAGATGCCTTGGGGCACAGTGCATCCCACAACCATCTCGGCGCCGATTGTCGGCATGGCCTACGGCGCCTACGACGCGCACGTCGAGCACCAGGGCAAGCGGGTTCGTGCCGCGTTCGCGGGCGAGAAGGCCAAGGACGACCCCTTCGCGAAGGTCCGGATTGCCGAGGCGGCCAGTGACATCGATGCCGCGTGGCGGCAGCTGATCGGCAATGTCGCAGACGAGTACACGCTGCTGAAGGAGGGCAAGGAGATTCCGTTCGAGCTCCGCGCCCGGGCCCGCCGCGATCAGGTCCGGGCTACCGGCCGTGCCATCGCGTCGATCGACCGGCTCTTCGAGGCCTCTGGTGCGACGGCGCTCAACAACGACGCTCCGGTGCAACGGTTCTGGCGCGACGCGCACGCTGGCCGCGTGCACGCCGCCAACGACCCCGAACGCGCCTACCTGATCTTCGGAAACAACGAGTTCGGCCTGCCGCCGCAGGACACGATGGTTTAA